A genomic segment from Cinclus cinclus chromosome 11, bCinCin1.1, whole genome shotgun sequence encodes:
- the PIEZO1 gene encoding piezo-type mechanosensitive ion channel component 1, with protein sequence MNRRGLCAGLYWLLLPLALLAACLFRYNVLSLVYLLFLLLLPWFPGPSSRFTAGHTTRILKALLGTSIIFLLTHLVFQICLYTLPVLDELLGPNCSSWEVLARHIGVTRLDLSDIPNSVRLVAPDVGILLVSSLSLCLCGRLSPATSRRNPESLESSEWREGEDVGRLRRAANRDRRLRNRLRDKAHWLLWEAGKGLAILLLALAGIIHPSASSGVYFLLFIGLCTWWSCHLPGSHQAFNVFCVVVSIYGACHLLCLYAYQTPFVQGLFPPPTLWARVFGFNDIIRYYNCSQPNTLDLNTNYLWPVYANPGILLLLYYSMATLVKLRWLYAKRTVATAQPSPRDLVELESWPRDTQHVAEDAEPMLFPNTGKPSSSSENCTVHIQSPCKPDPSPSPNPASRGHLPLPTPVPSRRHPTAWLPLHTLGHVLLKQSYLSALIAMMVWSIIYRSWLTFVLLVSACLIWMVRSRRRFAMISSPFLVLYGVSLCILQYVWAMELSPELPTHTSLVSLQPLGLVHPKYPCITLGVKLLLTLTFWMLLRQFVREKMLTRRSLATPLMEVSVTDTDTRQMRDVLQSLGQVVKNFFAKFWILVCAAKFIVVTFTGRLVVSKIIYMLLFLLCIILFQVYYSLWRKVLKGFWWLVVAYTMLVLISNYTYQFEDFPMYWRNLTSLSDSQLSDVGLEQISISRLFSSILITGFFLLACTLQLHCFHEPFMHITDLARVHTPSPAPCHIPRSEELQGSRLLRDAAAAETTQSRDSDTDSLESSKWGLVLERLIVLGQTFSDTMTRGEIFMRRVLELHVVKMVALYTVWVALEEVSLMNFLLVLLWAFAMPYCRFRHMASCLSTIWTCIIIVCKMLYQLEIVDPEDYSSNCTQPLPNSTNLTPEELGNSTLYRDLVDPANWFGVRKGFPTWDCVKNHLLLLLLLVFEAVVYRRQQYHRKQHQLVAPVTETIFEDISREHLDLDLISCAKYFINYFYYKFGLEICFLMIVNVIGQRMNFLVILHGCWLVVMLTRRRREAIARLWPKYCLFLVIFFLYQYLLCLGMPPALCMDYPWRWSETIPLNSALVKWLYLPDFFQAPKSTNLINDFMLLMCAAQQWRVFEAERSEPWLRAAGDNSDRLDREHDHDNPTPNFIYCKSYLDMVKVVVFHYFFWVVLVVVFITGANRISLFGLGYLLACFYLLLSGTAMLHKTARARLALWDCLILYNITIIISKNMLSLLSCVFVQQMQSNFCWVIQLFSLVCTVKGYYDPKAMHKDHDCTLPVEEAGIMWDSICFFFLLLQRRIFLSSYYLHVMWNLQASALQASRGVALFKASIMKSLNSHRRAEKKSLDQLKRQMERIQAKQQKYHQERLPRNTSLGQEGTRSDPGDPTDPSRQRERWWQPWSDHATVLHSGEYFLFESDSEEEEEVQEEPRLERPSAFQLAYQAWVTNTRTVLRQQEQPEQPRPPSTESTAEDGARREVEAAEEAEGREVENIETSAERSNVLQRALNTLRFLWLLCQALVDGLTQWLDTCTREHTDMSDVLRLERFVMAQRLAKGEEINEGFPDELYMPPEEFSEELSLSTFLAAHSQSSTSSGSLRATPSSSSQEQVANLEDVADAQQFLAVPRQRRRTASELLKSRRVCVSELEESERFYQSHNRFLKLLLAGYRCVTAHSELLCYLVIIVNNVITASIISVFLPILVFLWAMLSIPRPTKRFWMTAIIYTEMMVVVKYLFQFGFFPWNGYVTMLRHEGKPFFPPRILGLEKSTHYIKNDLVQLLALFFHRSLLLSFGLWDQEKTAEEKRENKEKEEKPEEAMSLPPVVAEEGLEAPARPGALAAATGPDLELGLGGESMEQEEGTRATQLRFRRKRQQEREALEMVPVEGDEEEEEEVSEESYAHRKLREFGLRVKGFFLSMAQNMYQPVHRFFQDILDTQNHAATDVYAYMFLADVVDFIIIIFGFWAFGKYSAAADITSSLSENQVPEAFLFMLLFQFTTMVIDRALYLRKTVLGKLIFQVTLVFGIHFWMFFILPAVTQRLFRQNTVAQLWYFVKCIYFGLSAYQIRCGYPTRILGNFLTKKYNHLNLFLFQGFRFVPFLVELRAVMDWVWTDTTLSLSNWMCVEDIYANIFIIKCSRETEKKYPQPKGQKKKKVVKYGMGGLIILFLVGIIWFPLLFMSLVRSVVGVINHPIDVTVTLKLGGYEPLFSTSSQQQYIQPFNPEDYDKLTAEFQSDPLAMQFITLYGDEDIVTARIEGSSGSLWSISPPSREQMRLELQNGSSDITVHISWSFQRDLGKGGSVENAYGKHTTDLEPGTPQRLELAQMLDGTRDDPVVLPKLFPKYIRAPTGLEAEPVKQLLPDDVESYLDVEVQLKRERRGSVPGEHFVEWWVLRLKDAPPHEGNILPMIIFNDKVSPPSLGFLAGYGIMGLYVSIVLVISKFVRGFFSEISHSIMFEELPCVDRILKLCQDIFLVRETGELELEEELYAKLIFLYRSPETMIKWTREKN encoded by the exons ATGAACCGGCGGGGACTCTGCGCCGGGCTCTACTGGCTACTGCTGCCGCTCGCTCTGCTCGCCG cctgcctTTTCCGCTACAATGTCCTCTCCCTGGTGTacctgctcttcctgctgctcctgccctggttCCCGGGGCCCTCCTCACGCTTCACCGCAG GTCACACCACCCGCATCCTCAAAGCTCTGCTGGGGACCAGCATCATCTTCCTCCTCACCCACCTGGTTTTCCAGATATGCCTGTACACTCTGCCCGTCCTGGATGAGCTGCTGGGGCCCAACT gcagctcctgggaggTCCTTGCTCGTCACATTGGGGTCACCAG GCTAGATTTGAGTGACATTCCCAACTCGGTGCGGCTGGTGGCACCTGATGTTGGCATCCTGCTGGTCTCGTCCCTGTCCTTGTGCCTGTGTGGCCGCCTCAGCCCTGCCACCTCCAGACGGAATCCTGAGTCCCTGGAGTCCTCTGAGTGG agggaaggggaggatgtGGGGCGGCTCCGGCGCGCGGCCAACAGGGACAGGCGGCTGAGGAACCGGCTGAGGGACAAGGCTCactggctgctctgggaggcTGGCAAGGGCCtggccatcctgctgctggcctTGGCAG ggatcATCCACCCCTCCGCCTCCTCCGGCGTCTACTTCCTGCTCTTCATTGGGCTGTGCACATGGTGGTCCTGTCACCTCCCTGGTAGCCACCAGGCCTTCAATGTCTTCTGCGTTGTCGTCAGCATCTACGGTGCCTGCCACCTGCTGTGCCTCTATGCCTACCAGACCCCCTTTGTCCAGGGGCTCTTCCCACCCCCCACTCTCTGGGCACG GGTGTTTGGGTTCAATGACATCATCCGGTACTACAACTGCTCCCAGCCCAACACCCTGGACCTCAACACCAACTACCTCTGGCCTGTCTATGCCAACCCTggcatcctgctgctgctctacTACTCCATGGCCACCCTGGTGAAGCTGCGCTGGCTGTATGCCAag AGAACTGTGGCAACGGCACAGCCGAGCCCGAGGGACCTGGTGGAGCTGGAGAGTTGGCCCAGGGACACTCAGCACGTGGCTGAGGACGCCGAG cccATGCTGTTCCCCAACACCGGGaagccaagcagcagcagcgagaACTGCACTGTCCACATCCAGAGCCCATGTAAGCCtgaccccagcccctccccaaaccctgccT cccgGGGCCACCTCCCTCTGCCCACGCCTGTGCCAAGCAGGAGGCATCCAACAGCCTGGCTACCCCTGCACACCTTGGGCCACGTCCTCCTGAAGCAGAGCTACTTGTCTGCCCTCATCGCCATGATG GTGTGGAGCATCATCTACCGCAGCTGGCTGACCTTCGTGCTGCTGGTCTCGGCGTGCCTGATCTGGATGGTGCGGAGCCGCCGGCGCTTCGCCATGATCTCCTCACCCTTCCTGGTGCTCTATGGCGTCAGCCTGTGCATCCTGCAGTACGTGTGGGCCATGgagctgtccccagagctgcccaCCCACACCAGCTTAGTGAGCCTGCAGCCGCTGGGGCTGGTGCACCCCAAGTACCCCTGCATAACCCTGGGGGTCAAG ctcctgctcaccCTCACCTTCTGGATGCTGCTGCGGCAGTTCGTTAGGGAGAAGATGCTAACGAGGAGGTCCCTGGCCACGCCACTCATGGAGGTGTCAGTCACGGACACAG ACACCAGGCAGATGAGGGatgtgctgcagagcctggggcaggtggtgaagaatttctttgccAAGTTCTGGATCCTGGTCTGCGCTGCCAAGTTCATCGTGGTGACCTTTACCGGGCGCCTCGTCGTCTCCAAGATCATCTACAtgctcctcttcctgctctgcatTATCCTGTTCCAG gtgtACTACAGCCTGTGGCGCAAGGTGCTCAAGGGTTTTTGGTGGCTGGTGGTGGCCTACACCATGCTGGTGCTCATCAGCAACTACACCTACCAATTTGAAGACTTCCCCATGTACTGGAGGAACCTGACGAGCCTCAGTGATAGCCA GCTGAGTGACGTGGGCCTGGAGCAGATCAGCATCTCCAGGCTCTTCTCCAGCATCCTTATCACTGGTTTCTTCCTTCTGGCCTGCACCCTCCAGCTCCACTGCTTCCACGAGCCCTTCATGCACATCACTGACCTGGCACGTGTCCACACCCCCTCTCCAGCCCCCTGCCACATTCCCAG gtctgaggagctgcaggggagcCGCCTGCTGCGGGATGCGGCCGCTGCCGAGACCACCCAGTCCAGAGACTCCGACACCGACTCCCTGG AGTCCAGCAAATGGGGGCTGGTGCTGGAGCGCCTGATCGTGCTGGGCCAGACCTTCTCAGACACGATGACGCGCGGGGAGATCTTCATGAGGCGCGTGCTGGAGCTCCACGTCGTCAAGATGGTGGCTCTCTACACCGTCTGGGTGGCCCTGGAGGAG gtctCGTTGATGAACTTcttgctggtgctgctgtgggcctTTGCCATGCCCTATTGCCGCTTCCGCCACATGGCCTCGTGCCTCTCCACCATCTGGACCTGCATCATCATCGTCTGCAAGATGCTCTACCAGCTTGAGATCGTGGATCCCGAGGACTACTCCAGCAACTgcacccag CCCCTGCCCAACAGCACCAACCTGaccccagaggagctgggcaaCTCCACGCTGTACCGTGACCTCGTGGACCCTGCCAACTGGTTCGGTGTCCGGAAGGGCTTCCCCACCTGGGATTGCGTCAAG AaccacctgctgctgctgctgctgctggtgttcGAGGCCGTGGTGTACCGGCGCCAGCAGTACCACCGCAAGCAGCACCAGCTGGTGGCCCCCGTCACCGAGACCATCTTTGAGGACATCTCCCGCGAGCACCTCGACCTGGACCTCATCAGCTGCGCCAAATACTTCATCAACTACTTCTACTACAAGTTTGGCTTGGAG ATCTGCTTCCTGATGATCGTGAACGTGATCGGGCAGCGGATGAACTTCCTGGTGATCCTGCACGGCTGCTGGCTCGTGGTGATGCTGACACGGCGGCGGCGCGAGGCCATCGCCCGCCTCTGGCCCAAGTACTGCCTCTTCCTCGTCATCTTCTTCCTCTACCAGtacctgctgtgcctggggatgCCACCTGCTCTCTGCATGG actATCCATGGCGCTGGAGCGAGACCATTCCCCTCAACTCGGCGCTGGTCAAGTGGCTCTACCTGCCTGACTTCTTCCAGGCTCCCAAATCCACCAACCTCATCA ATGATTTCATGCTGCTGATGTGCGCGGCCCAGCAGTGGCGCGTGTTTGAGGCCGAGCGCTCCGAGCCGTGGCTGCGGGCGGCCGGGGACAACTCCGACCGGCTGGACCGGGAGCACGACCACGACAACCCCACCCCAAACTTCATCTACTGCAA GTCCTACCTGGACATGGTGAAGGTGGTGGTCTTCCACTACTTCTTCTGGGTCGTCCTCGTGGTGGTTTTCATCACCGGTGCCAACCGCATCAGCCTCTTTGGCCTGGGTTACCTGCTGGCCTGCTTCTACCTGCTGCTCTCGGGCACTGCCATGCTGCACAAGACAGCCCGCGCCCGCCTCGCGCTCTGGGACTGCCTCATCCTCTACaacatcaccatcatcatctcCAAAAACATGCTGTCG ctcctgtcctgCGTCTTCGTGCagcaaatgcagagcaacttctGCTGGGTCATCCAGCTCTTCAGCCTCGTCTGCACCGTCAAGGGCTACTATGACC CCAAGGCGATGCACAAGGACCACGACTGCACGCTGCCCGTGGAGGAGGCTGGCATCATGTGGGACAGcatctgcttcttcttcctcctgctccagcgCCGCATCTTCCTCAGCTCCTACTACTTACACGTCATGTGGAACCTCCAAGCCTCTGCCCTGCAGGCTTCCAG gggtGTGGCGCTGTTCAAGGCCAGCATCATGAAGAGCCTGAACTCACACCGGCGAGCCGAGAAGAAGTCACTGGACCAGCTGAAGCGGCA GATGGAGCGGATCCAAGCCAAGCAGCAGAAGTACCACCAGGAGCGGCTGCCCCGCAACACCAGCCTGGGGCAGGAAGGGACCAGATCAG ATCCCGGCGATCCCACAGACCCATCCCGGCAGAGGGAGCGCTGGTGGCAGCCGTGGTCAGACCATGCCACAG TGCTGCATTCTGGGGAATACTTCCTCTTCGAGTCGGAtagtgaggaggaggaggaggtgcagGAGGAGCCACGGCTGGAGAGGCCAAGTGCTTTCCAg CTCGCCTACCAGGCCTGGGTGACCAACACCAGGACAGTGCTACggcagcaggaacagcctgAGCAACCACGGCCACCCAGCACTGAGAGCACTGCAG AGGATGGTGCAAGAAGAGAGGTGGAGGCTGCTGAGGAGGCTGAAGGCCGGGAGGTAGAGAACATAGAAACTTCTGCTG AGCGGAGCAACGTCTTGCAGCGAGCACTGAACACGCTGAGGTTCCTGTGGCTGTTGTGCCAGGCCCTGGTGGATGGGCTGACCCAGTGGCTGGACACCTGCACCCGGGAGCACACGGACATGTCTGATGTCCTGCGCCTCGAGAGATTTGTCATGGCACAGCGCCTGGCCAAG GGAGAGGAGATAAACGAGGGGTTCCCAGATGAGCTCTACATGCCACCGGAGGAGTTCTCAGAGGAGCTGAGCCTGTCCACCTTCTTGGCCGCACATTCCCAAAGCAGCACTTCCAG CGGGTCCCTAAGAGCTACCCCTTCttccagcagccaggagcaggtgGCAAACCTGGAGGACGTGGCTGATGCTCAGCAGTTCCTGGCCGTGCCCCGGCAGCGCAGGCGAACTGCCAGTGAGCTCCTCAAGAGCAG GAGGGTGTGTGTCTCTGAGCTGGAGGAGTCAGAGCGGTTCTACCAATCCCACAACCGGttcctgaagctgctgctggccgGGTACCGCTGTGTGACCGCCCACTCCGAGCTGCTCTGTTACTTGGTCATCATTGTCAACAACGTGATCACCGCCTCCATCATCTCTGTCTTCCTGCCCATCCTGGTCTTCCTCTGGGCCATGCTTTCCATCCCACGGCCCACCAAGCGCTTCTGGATGACCGCCATCATCTACACCGAG atgatggtggtggtgaaATACCTCTTCCAGTTTGGGTTCTTCCCCTGGAATGGCTATGTCACCATGCTGCGCCACGAGGGCAAGCCCTTCTTCCCACCACGCATCCTGGGCTTGGAGAAGTCCACCCACTACATCAAGAATGACCTcgtgcagctcctggccctcTTCTTTCATcgctccctgctgctg TCCTttgggctgtgggaccaggagaAGACGGCGGAGGAGAAGCGGGAGaacaaggaaaaggaggagaaaccGGAGGAAGCCATGTCCCTACCACCGGTGGTGGctgaggaagggctggaggctcCAGCCCGGccaggagccctggcagcagccacgGGGCCAGATCTGGAGCTGGGTCTGGGGGGTGAGTCCATGGAACAGGAAGAGGGCACCCGGGCCACGCAGCTCCGcttcaggaggaagaggcagcaggagagggaagcCCTGGAGATGGTTCCAGTGGAAG GGGacgaggaggaagaggaggaagtgTCAGAAGAGAGCTACGCTCACAGGAAGCTGAGGGAGTTTGGCTTGCGGGTCAAGGGCTTCTTCCTCAGCAT ggcacagaaCATGTACCAGCCAGTGCACAGGTTCTTCCAGGACATCTTGGACACGCAGAACCATGCAGCCACTGACGTCTACGCCTACATGTTCCTGGCTGACGTGGTTgacttcatcatcatcatctttggCTTCTGGGCCTTTGGG AAATACTCGGCGGCCGCCGACATCACCTCCTCGCTGTCGGAAAACCAAGTGCCGGAGGCTTTCCTGTTCATGCTGCTCTTCCAGTTCACCACCATGGTCATCGACCGTGCGCTCTACCTCCGCAAGACCGTGCTGGGCAAGCTCATCTTCCAGGTCACCCTGGTCTTTGGCATCCACTTCTGGATGTTCTTCATCCTGCCTGCCGTCACCCAAAG GTTGTTCCGCCAAAACACGGTGGCCCAGCTGTGGTACTTTGTGAAGTGCATCTACTTTGGACTGTCGGCCTACCAGATCCGCTGTGGATACCCCACCCGTATCCTGGGCAACTTCCTCACCAAGAAATACAATCACCTGAACCTCTTCCTCTTCCAGGG gtTCCGCTTCGTGCCCTTCCTGGTGGAGCTGCGGGCCGTCATGGACTGGGTGTGGACGGACACCACGCTGTCCCTCTCCAACTGGATGTGTGTGGAGGACATCTACGCCAACATCTTCATCATCAAGTGCAGCCGGGAGACTGAGAAG AAATACCCCCAGCCCAAggggcagaagaaaaagaaggtgGTGAAGTACGGCATGGGCGGCCTCATCATCCTCTTCCTCGTGGGCATCATCTGGTTCCCGCTGCTCTTCATGTCCCTGGTACGCTCCGTGGTGGGCGTCATCAACCACCCCATCGATGTCACCGTCACCCTCAAGCTAGGGGGGTACGAG cctctgtTCAGCACGAGCTCCCAGCAGCAATACATCCAGCCCTTCAACCCCGAGGACTACGACAAGCTCACGGCAGAGTTCCAGAGCGATCCG TTGGCCATGCAGTTCATCACCCTCTACGGTGACGAGGACATCGTGACCGCCCGCATCGAGGGCAGCTCGGGCTCGCTGTGGAGCATCAGCCCCCCCAGCCGCGAGC